A stretch of Catenulispora sp. EB89 DNA encodes these proteins:
- a CDS encoding TIGR03364 family FAD-dependent oxidoreductase, giving the protein MTNPDPGSADILVIGAGIVGLACAYEAAERGLSVIVVERDAQATGASIRNFGHACATAQSGKALEYGRIARTTWLRLAEEAKFWAQRTGTLMVARAEDELAVLEEFAGLRADEARMLTPAEVAEHASFGPGVVGGAWLPEDLRVDPRESVPKIAEYLAGRGVRFHWSTTAHEIAPGKVATSRGVLRAEQIIVATGHDVDRHFPGLAAEHGVQRCALRMLRVDNPTGRAVEPAVQTGFSMLRYGGFAECPALPALRDRLTRETPELVGIGLNLMFTQRPDGTLTIGDTHSYATTLLPFEDEELDAAVLRETAKLLGVERLTVRERWRGVYASAPEPFLAATPAAGVHVAAVTAGVGMTTGFGFGREIVERVAGR; this is encoded by the coding sequence ATGACGAACCCCGATCCGGGATCAGCGGACATCCTTGTCATCGGGGCCGGCATCGTCGGGCTGGCGTGTGCCTACGAGGCCGCCGAGCGCGGGCTGTCGGTGATCGTCGTCGAACGCGACGCCCAGGCCACCGGCGCCTCCATCCGCAACTTCGGCCACGCCTGCGCGACGGCACAGTCCGGCAAGGCGCTGGAGTACGGACGCATAGCCCGCACGACCTGGCTCCGCCTCGCCGAGGAGGCCAAGTTCTGGGCGCAGCGCACCGGAACCCTGATGGTCGCGCGCGCCGAGGACGAACTCGCCGTGCTGGAGGAGTTCGCCGGTCTGCGCGCCGACGAGGCCCGGATGCTGACCCCCGCCGAGGTCGCCGAGCACGCCTCGTTCGGCCCCGGCGTCGTCGGCGGCGCGTGGCTGCCCGAGGACCTGCGCGTGGATCCGCGCGAGAGCGTGCCGAAGATCGCCGAATACCTCGCCGGGCGCGGGGTCCGGTTCCACTGGTCCACGACCGCGCACGAGATCGCGCCCGGGAAGGTCGCGACCAGTCGGGGCGTGCTGCGTGCCGAGCAGATCATCGTGGCGACCGGCCACGACGTCGACCGCCACTTCCCCGGCCTGGCCGCCGAGCACGGGGTCCAGCGCTGCGCGCTGCGGATGCTGCGCGTCGACAACCCCACCGGCCGCGCCGTCGAACCCGCGGTGCAGACCGGTTTCTCGATGCTGCGCTACGGCGGCTTCGCCGAATGCCCCGCGCTGCCGGCGCTGCGCGACCGGCTCACCCGTGAGACGCCCGAGCTGGTCGGCATCGGCCTGAACCTGATGTTCACGCAGCGCCCCGACGGGACGCTGACCATCGGCGACACCCACAGCTACGCCACGACGCTGCTTCCGTTCGAGGACGAGGAACTCGACGCGGCCGTGCTGCGCGAGACGGCGAAGCTGCTCGGCGTGGAGCGGTTGACGGTGCGCGAGCGCTGGCGCGGGGTCTACGCCTCGGCGCCGGAGCCGTTCC